AAAGGAACTTCAGAAGCGCTACCTTTTGATCATAAAACTTTAGTTTTTAAAGTTATGGGGAAAATGTTTGCTTTAACCAATCTAGAAACTTTTGAAAGTATAAACATCAAATGTGACCCCGAATACGCCATTGAGCTAAGAGAAACGTATGAAGCTGTTAACCCTGGTTACCACATGAGTAAAAAGCACTGGAATACCATTACTCTAGACTATTCAATAGACGATAATCTTCTTTACGAATGGATTAAAGATTCTTATGATTTGGTTGTTGCTAAACTAACTAAAAAGCAGAAAGAAGCGCTGGCTAATATTAACTAAATTGCATTAAAGTACAAGCTACTACTCCTGCAGTTTCTGTTCTCAATCTATTTTCTCCTAATGTAACAGGCTGATATCCTTTTTGAAAGGCTAAAGCAGTCTCCTCAGCCGTAAAATCTCCCTCAGGACCTATCAATATCAATTGATCCTCTGTTTGGTCTACAAAAGCTTTAAATGCTTGTTTTTTAAAATCCCCACAATAGGCAATTGATTTTAGACCCGTTCTATCTGTGGCAAGAAAATCTTCTAATTTTATAGGTTCGTGAATGGTAGTTTTCCATAACCTTTGTGATTGTTTTAATGCTGAAATGGCGACTTTTTCCCAACGTTCAGTATTAAACTTTTTACGTTCTGAGTTTTTACAAAGAATAGGTATAAAATCAGTTAAACCTATTTCTATTGCTTTTTCTAAAAACCATTCTGTTCGATCATTATTTTTTGTTGGTGCCAGAGCTATAGCTATTTTCCGATTAGATTTAGCTCGTTCTTTTTGCTCAAAGATAGCCACTTCACAACGTTTATGGTGATCACTAATGATCGTAGCATACGCTTCTAAACCTTGTCCATTCACCAACCTTACTTGATCTCCATTTTTTAAGCGTAATACTTTGATAGCATGTTTGGATTCCGTTTCTGGAAAAGTAGTATTCGCTGTTATGTTTTGAATATAAAATGTATGCATTACTTAATGATAACTCCTCTTTTATTCAAAATTTCGATGGTACTAAAATATTCTTCTTTAATCGATTCTGCAACAAAAACAATTTTCTTATCGTGAATAACTCCATCGATATAAAATGTTAAAAAATATTCATTAGAAAGCGCAAAAACATCTTCTATAATTGGTTCTATTAGCTGATATGATTTGGGTTGGATATCCTTTAAAAAATAATTGACTCTAGCTGTCTTCTTAGGAACATTATTGATCATTCCATAGCCTCTAGAAGAGACAAAGGTATTAACCAATGTTTCATTCTTTAAGTTAATCAAATACACATTCCATTTGTTTTCTTGAGTTATTTCATCCAACTCTCTTACCACTGCAATTCCTACATCAACAACTTCTGGTATATGAATATCCTTCTTCATCTATTTAAAATTCTATTGTTTGTAAAAGTTAAAATTCACTTTGCATAAGTAAACTCAAAAACTGCCGATAAGTGTTTTTTCATTTTAGCTTTTACCTCTTCTAAATCTACTGGTCTTCCCAACTCTTTATCTAATGATGTAACCGCTTTATCTCGTATTCCACAAGGAACAATATTGTCAAAATAAGATAAATCTGCATTGACATTAAATGCAAACCCATGCATCGTTACCCATCTACTTGATTTGACACCAAGTGCACAAATTTTTCTTGCAGTAGGTTTACCTACATCTAGCCAAACTCCTGTTTCTCCATCAGATCTCTCAGAAGCTATACCATATTCTTTTAAAGTTAAAATAACTGCTTCTTCGAGCAAACGTAAATATTTATGAATATCACTGAAAAAGTGATCTAAATCAAAAATAGGATACCCTACCAATTGTCCAGGTCCGTGATAGGTGATGTCTCCTCCCCTATTTATTTTATAATAAGTTGCTCCTTTTTGCTTTAAAATAGCTTCTCCAATCAATAAATTAGCTTCAGAACCACTTTTCCCGAGCGTATAGACATGCGGATGCTCGCAAAACAAAAGATAATTTTTAGTAATCTCTTTTTCACTTTCATCTGCTAATTTTCTGTTTTTTATCTTGGTATTAACTGTTTTTTCAAAGTATACAGTCTGATAATCCCACGCTTCCTTGTAATCCATCAAACCTAAGTCCTCAAAAATTACTTCTTTGTTCTTTATCACTATTCTTTATATTTTAGCTAGTTCTCCTTTTAAGTAATTAATTACTTTTATTTCTATAGGGTCTACATCTTGTAATTCAGCCAAATAAATAGAAATCCAATCTCCTAAAACAATTAAATAAAGCGACTTTTGAATCGAATCATCTCCTTTAGACCATACTTCAAAATGGGTATTGGTGTATTTTTCTATCACTTCTTTAGAAATTTCCATTCTTCTTTGTGTTCGACTATAATCAGAATCGTTTCTAAATAAGATAACAGCGTACTCTTCTTTACCTCCAGCCCATCCAACTAATTCGTTGTGGTTCATTTCTGGTAAATAATGATGCCAAGCCAATACTTTTGCATTTTCATTCAATTGTTGTCTTAACCTTATTGCTACACCTTCATATCCTTCTTCGGAATAAATAACCGCTGTTTTACCCTGTAAACCTTTCGCAATCTTTTCGGCTTCTTGTTGAATTGATTCAATGTGACTATCTATTAATTCTGCTGCTTTCCCTATTGAGGTTTTAAAGCTTTCATTGATAAATCCATAATGATTCAATAAGAAAAATTGTTGTGTTAACGAATAAGTTAACATTGCTCTTGGTGAATGACATTCAGGTAAAATAATATGATTTAGTGCCTTTTCTTGAGCTATTTCTATTACTTTTCCTCCAGAAGAAATACATGCTATTTCTGCATTTCGCTCCAAAGCAATTTGCATTGCTTCTAATGTTTCTTCAGTATTTCCTGAAAAACTACTTACAATCACTAAAGTATTCTCCCCCACAAAAGCAGGTAAATGATAACCATTATTAATTGAAACTGGGACGTCAATTTCGTTTCTAACCAATTGAGCTACAATCTTTCCTCCAATACCAGAACCTCCTAACCCAGTGATTACAATATTGTTAATCTTTTTTTCTGTCTGCGTTAACTTGGCGTTATTACCGATATTTATAGCATCTCTTAATTGATTGGTAAACGATGAAATTAATTTTTTCATATGTTTTCTATTAATTGTATTTACACGAAAATAATAAAAAATTACTAATCTTATCTAGGTTTTTTATCTTCTAGTCAGATTCAAAATTTTAATCTTTAAATTTAACATTAAATTAATATTAACTTATTTTTATTAACAATTACTTAATATTAAAAATAAATAGACTAACTCTTGTTTACTTTATCTTTGTTAAAATATGATATAAAGTAGGGATTTTTAATATAATATGGGAATATTTAGCATCTTGTCCATTATTGGGGCTTTAGGGTTTTTCATCTATGGGATGAAAGTAATGAGTGAAGGGATTCAAAAGGCAGCTGGAGATAAATTACGTGTCATCTTAAAAGCAATTACATCCAACAGACTTTCAGGGATTTTTACAGGTTTTTTAACCACATCAATTATCCAATCTTCTTCAGCTACTACTGTAATGATTGTAAGCTTTGTAAATGCAGGTTTACTAACATTAAGACAAGCTATTGGAGTCATAATGGGGGCTAATATAGGAACCACAATGACTGCATGGTTATTGGTATTACTTGGATTCTCGAAATTTAGTTTAGCTTCCTATTCATTGCCAGTCTTAGCTATTGGAGTTCCTTTACTATTTGTTAATAAAGATCAACTTAAGTCTTTGGGTGAATTTCTAATTGGTTTTGCCTTATTATTTATGGGACTTTCTGCCCTTAAAGGTGAAGTTAAAGTTCTTCATTTAGAGGAAAATCAAGCATTTATTGATTTTATTACCGGTTTAGGAGAAGGTGGTTATGGTGCTATTTTGTTGTTTGTATTTATTGGAACAATTCTTACTATTATTGTACAATCATCTAGTGCTGCAATGGCATTAACCCTAATTTTTGTTGCCGAAGGATTGCCATTAGAATTTGCCGCTGCAATTGTATTGGGTGAAAATATAGGAACAACAATCACAGCAAATTTAGCTGCAATGATTGGTAATGTTCATTCAAAGAGAGCTGCTAGAGCCCATTTACTTTTTAATGTTTTTGGTGTAATTTGGATGTTAATTGTTTTCTTCCCATTTATTCATTGGGTTACAGCAATTACAGAAGAT
This DNA window, taken from Flavobacteriales bacterium, encodes the following:
- a CDS encoding MmcQ/YjbR family DNA-binding protein, whose amino-acid sequence is MNIEEFRSYCLSLKGTSEALPFDHKTLVFKVMGKMFALTNLETFESINIKCDPEYAIELRETYEAVNPGYHMSKKHWNTITLDYSIDDNLLYEWIKDSYDLVVAKLTKKQKEALANIN
- a CDS encoding 16S rRNA (uracil(1498)-N(3))-methyltransferase — protein: MHTFYIQNITANTTFPETESKHAIKVLRLKNGDQVRLVNGQGLEAYATIISDHHKRCEVAIFEQKERAKSNRKIAIALAPTKNNDRTEWFLEKAIEIGLTDFIPILCKNSERKKFNTERWEKVAISALKQSQRLWKTTIHEPIKLEDFLATDRTGLKSIAYCGDFKKQAFKAFVDQTEDQLILIGPEGDFTAEETALAFQKGYQPVTLGENRLRTETAGVVACTLMQFS
- the lipB gene encoding lipoyl(octanoyl) transferase LipB; translation: MIKNKEVIFEDLGLMDYKEAWDYQTVYFEKTVNTKIKNRKLADESEKEITKNYLLFCEHPHVYTLGKSGSEANLLIGEAILKQKGATYYKINRGGDITYHGPGQLVGYPIFDLDHFFSDIHKYLRLLEEAVILTLKEYGIASERSDGETGVWLDVGKPTARKICALGVKSSRWVTMHGFAFNVNADLSYFDNIVPCGIRDKAVTSLDKELGRPVDLEEVKAKMKKHLSAVFEFTYAK
- a CDS encoding bifunctional phosphoglucose/phosphomannose isomerase: MNRKHMKKLISSFTNQLRDAINIGNNAKLTQTEKKINNIVITGLGGSGIGGKIVAQLVRNEIDVPVSINNGYHLPAFVGENTLVIVSSFSGNTEETLEAMQIALERNAEIACISSGGKVIEIAQEKALNHIILPECHSPRAMLTYSLTQQFFLLNHYGFINESFKTSIGKAAELIDSHIESIQQEAEKIAKGLQGKTAVIYSEEGYEGVAIRLRQQLNENAKVLAWHHYLPEMNHNELVGWAGGKEEYAVILFRNDSDYSRTQRRMEISKEVIEKYTNTHFEVWSKGDDSIQKSLYLIVLGDWISIYLAELQDVDPIEIKVINYLKGELAKI